Within Sorghum bicolor cultivar BTx623 chromosome 2, Sorghum_bicolor_NCBIv3, whole genome shotgun sequence, the genomic segment cTTATTCCACCCGGTGTATCATTCAACGTTTGTTTTTATGGAGTGGTTCTGCTAGCCTAAAACTGTAGAGCGGTTCCGCAAGCCAAAAGCATTAACTTAATTGTGAATATTAATTTTTGGTATATCTAGCGGCAAGCCTAAAACTGTAAATCATAGTACTCAGATTCATCTCAAGAACAACAAATGATTATAGAGGATGCAAATTAAGACCTAACGCCTAACTTCTACAACAGCCCAGATGAGTTAGTTGCTCAGAGATCAATGACTACTAGCTCGTGATGGACATGACAATGGATCCGCGAGTGTCATACGTGTTCCACAAATATAATCACATAAGAAACGGAATATCTGGAAAATGCCAGTGCAGCGAATCATTCAAATCAAAAATCAGATTCAGAGCAACAATTCACGCTCCCAGTTACTAACACAAGACCACGGGTCCCATGGCTACAAAAATTGGCAAATACGGAGTACAATGTAAGAAGAACAGAAGGCCCTGTCATCTCTCTCTTCACCTGTGGCTGCGGTCCCGGTCACGCTCCCGACTTCTCTCATACTTGTCATTTCTCTCTTCACCTGTGGCGGCGGTCCCGGTCACGCTCCTGACTTCTCTCATACTCATGGTCTCTTCTCCTCTCCCTCCCCCTTTCCCTTTCACGGTCTCTGCTCCGGCTCCTGCTCCGGCGTTGGTCCCTTCCATGATCACCTCTATCTCTGTTCCTGGTTTCCTTTTCATCATAGTCATCCCTACGACGATCCCTGCTCCTCTCCCTGCCTTCCCTTTCACTAGAACCTACAGCAGTGAATTAACACCAAGTCATGTGGAGCACTGTCAGTAAATTCATAGCAAAAactaccccccccccccacacacacacacacacaaatacAGCAGATGTTCAAatgacaatcaccaaaaagcaGAAACTAGACGATAAATAGTCCCGAAACAGTCTGAATCGGGGAGTTCAAATCCAAAGTGTGTCAGAAGAATACCTCGATGCTCAACTTCCCATCCAGCACGTCCAGACCCAGGAAGTGCCTGTGCACTTTCAGTATGCAGAGCTTTAGAGCGAAATTTCTTTTTCAGGTTGCCAAATTCATCATAGATCTCTCCATCATCCTTGAGACAAGCCAAATTTAGACATGGAAACAAGTGGTCACTACATATACAAAAATATAATGTTCAGCAAACATCCTACCTCCTCAGCCTCCTTCCGACGTTTTTTAACTTCCTCTAGTTCTTCTTCATCAAGCTCTTTGTACCCACCACCACGGCCACccctaaaataaaaaaaaattggcaAGGCAAACCTTGATATTTGAATAAGCACCTTTTGGTTACAAATAGTTAAATGCACTGTTGCTCACTTAATGGGCATGACATACAAAACACCCACAGTGTGCCCGTTTTTCACATTACATTTCAACAACATGCACTGCATGATTCACAACTAACCACTCAACAATTGCCAATGGGTCAAAGTGGCACTGCACCTCCTAGTCAACTTATGAGCCCAAAAGCCAAAAACTGGTCACATAAAGGGCACAATGTCACTGCAATTGAGCTGCAGTGTTTTAAGTAGTATCCTACTGTTGCTGTGTGGCAAAATCCATCCTGGCTGTGAGTGCATCAGGTGCAAAAGCATGATGTTTATCTATTAGCAAACAACCCTTATTAATCCCTTGCCACATATAACAAATGAGCGCTGACATTCTTCTTTACATGAATTGTTATTACAATTCACAGTATGTTTAATATTCCTGAATTGGTATTATAATTTACAAGATGTTTAGGGTACCTGCTAGAGTATAATTTATATTATCATCTTAAATAATATGTTTTAAACCAACCACATGCAAATAGTGCCCTTGTACTTACCTCACACCACCTTCATTGGTACCAGGCTTGGAGGTGTTACATATATTACATTTGGTCCGCTTAGCCCAGTTGATGTTGCCACACCTGGAACACAAATGAAGTTAGGTTTTATATCGTCATATCAGACAGCAAGTTTATAATAATATGAAGTATAAAAATTGCTGCAGAGGGTGGCAGTCAAATTTGAGATGTAAAAAAAGCCCACAATAAAAGGGTGTCGAAAGCACTGTCTTATCGATTTCATGGGGCAGAAATTATATGATGCATACAAATAAATgtgaagaaatgaagatcaaaatcaATAGAGGTATCAAATATCCAAATCTACGAAACAGAAAAACTTAAGTCTTAGCCTCTTACATTGGACACGGCCAATCATTTGGGCCAAACAATCCAGGTGGACcaccaacagcagcagcagcaccagcaCGGCTGCTTCCTCTTGCATCTGAGCTACCACGGCCTCTACCcctaccaccaccgccgcctccaccaccaccagcaccaGCAGGGCGTGCAGCTCCACAGCGATTACAAACACCACGGAAGGCAAAATTTACATTGCCACAACTGAGAGAAGAAATCATCTCAGATAATCAGAAAGAAAGATAACAACGTGAAGACCATACTAGTCAACTAGTGAACTGAAGTGATAGAGAAGTCGCTCACCAATCATAACAGACCTTGTATTTGGACACATCCAATCCCCATCTTGCTGCCAGGCCTTGCCTGGACCATCACCACGTCCTCTACCTCTGCCTGCTCCGTTATCCAGTTCATCTTGTTCACCGACACCAGCAATGATGTTCAAACTTGTGGGGTTATCAAATGCTTCTTTGCTTTTTGACTCGGCTATGTGAACCTGAATAGTGCTCCCATGGAAATCCTTGTTATTGAACCATTCCACAGCAGCTGAAGCAGCATGTGGATCCTCATAGGTGACTGTTGCATCACCCTTTGGTTCATTGGTAACTTTGTCCCTATATATCCAAATTTTGGGGCGCCCAGTCCTTTTGTCCTTCTGTTGCAATTTTACAGCAGAGACGAGGCTAAGTGTTCTTTAAATGGAATTGAAACTGTTTAAACAATCTTAAAGAATTTGGTAGTGGCCGAAAAAAATGTTACCTGGTAAGACCCATACCTTTAGCAACCCTATGGTGCCAAAATATTCAGCCAACATATCCTCATCAGTTCCAGGAGGTAGATTGCAGACATACACACAACCATTTGGGGGCCCTCTTGACATATACCCAGCCATCTGTAACAAACCACCAAGTTATGGAAGAGTAATACCAAGGTTCAAAAAGGCGACGCCTTAGGCGCGCCGAGGCGCGACTAGATGCTAGTCGGAGGGTGTCCGCCTGGCCTATGGGGGTAGGCGGACCCCTAGGCGGCGGTGGCTCGTCGGCGGCGCCGGTGGGGGAGGTGGAGGGGGTACTGCGGCGCCGCGGTGTCCCCACGTGCAGATCCAGTGACCTGGGGACGAGGCGCAGCAGAGAGAGCCGGCAGCGGAGAACGAGACGCAGCAGAGCGCGCCGGCAGCGGCAGAGGAGGCAGGGAATCGGGCggcagaggaggaggaagaggatgcggaggaggaggaggaggtggcaggCGTGGCTGGGAAGAGACGGGTTGTGGTGGGGGCGGCAGGGAGGAGTCGGTGGTGGATCTGGCGGCGGGAGGAAGGAACAGGCAAGAGGCTCGGGGCTGGAAGAGACGCGTCAAGCGGGTGCGAGACTCGGGACGAGCAGGGGAGAGGATAGGGCTTCGGTGGGGGCTGTGGAGCTAGTTGGGCCATTAAATGGGCCTTTTCTTCTTTCTCCCCCATTctgattttctattttttcttttcttttaagtatatttaagtatatatatgtattagCTACCGTCTAGGAAAACACACCTTGGCTCTAGGGTATGGGTCAGCGCCTAGAAACCGCCTAGCACTTTCTTAAACTTTGAGTAATACCATTGTTTCAGTTTGTCTTGCTTCATAAAATACTAAAGAGGTATGAAGTAGACAATATACGGGCATAATAAAGCATTGAGaataaaagaatgaattgaatagAATATTGTGGGTTCGTAATAAAAGGCAAGGAGTAAACCTAAAATATGTTGAAGTTGAGAGTATAAGCATTGAACAGCCGCCAGTTAATTTGTAAACCGAATTAATTTGTTTGCAAAAGTTCAGACTTAAAATACTAGGGCATTTCAGTTGACTATCCCTTCTAGGAGATCTGCAATTTTAGAAGACTTGTGCCATGAAACCTTGAAGTTCAATTATTAGTTAGTAGGAATGTGGATTCCAGTATGAAGATAATAAGGAAAGAAAAGACAAAGAAACCCAAAAAAAACAAGTGAACTGTATGTTGTATAGTTATCAATTTATCATTACCAGATAAGAAAGGAACACCAGGTGTCAGCTCCCCAGAAATCTGTAAGCTAATCAACAATGCTGTGTGACGACATTTCTTTTACCATCCAACCATTTGCATAAGAGCTCTCAACTAAAGGTAGACGTAAATTTACACTAACAACTGACAAgctaaggccgtgtttagttggtgaagagAAAAttttcgtgacactgtagcactttcgtttgtttatggtaattattgtccaactatggactaactaggctcaaaagatttgtctcgtacatttcgactaaactgtgcaattagtttttattttcatctatatttaatactccatgtatgcgtctaaagattcgatgtgactgggaatcttgaaaaaatttaggttttggggtggaagtaaacaaagcctaagtccAGACAGCAGATAAAACTGGTAGGAGAAAAATATGCAACAGATACAACGTATCAAACCCCATAGGTTATCAGATTTGGATCACACAAGGGCATAAGTTCAGCAGGACACACATGTAACGAAGCGTTTTGTTCGGTGGAATGTAACATAATCTAATTACTCCTGGGACTAGATAACGTTACAGCTGTTTGTTTTGGTCCTTCCTGTTATGAGATACCGTGTAATCAAATAGCGTTCAATTCATTGTCGCTACCGCCACTCCTCGACCCCTTTCTCATCACATCGTTGATCTCTCTTTGCAATACCATTACCATGTCCGATCCAACCAAAGTCTGGAATCAATGATCCCACCAATCAAACCCCAGTGAATTGATTCCATTTACAGTTACCCGAGGACAAACCAACACAATCTAAATTGTAATCAAGAGCAGCATGACAGGAAGCGAAGGACACAATGAATCTCACGAACATCTAGAACGTCAAAACAGCCTCGCAGACACAGGAACCGCGACAAAGGGATCAAATCCACCGCAGATACTAGGAGGGTCACGACGTACCATCCTCCCCAATAGGGCGGACCTAGCAGTTTTTACACATGTATACCCGAAAATTTTTGCCCAAAAAAACGAAGTTCGTCTGCATAATACACGTATAAAGTTCTAATTCGATCAGATCCGAATACAAATAGACAAATAGCTCATGTTAGGGTTTGGGTGCTCGGTTTCGCACGACAGGAAGGAAGAGAGAGGGCAGGCAAACCTGGTGGGTGCTTGTCGCCGGCGAAGTGCTCAACGAAGGCCTAGGCACCTGGCgtagagcggcggcggcggcggtggcgttggtggcggaggcggcggcggctgtaGCGGTCGCCCTCGCAGGAGCGCGCACGCGGGGTGAACGGGAAGCAGGGTTTGTTGGATGCGGATTCACAGTGACTACCCATGGGCAAGTCACGCCGTGACTTTCTCCCTACCATCCACCCTCCAAGCAAGATCCAAGGGGCGAGATCGATTTGAAACCTATGATTTTTTTACTAGTAACTTGCTCCTGCGGTGTAACGGAAACAAAACAATGTCCATACGAAATCGCCAAAGGTCATGGTATTAGGtctacttttatttgtatttaaaaaatattatcaaatcgtagactaattaggttcaaaagattcgtctcgtaaattacatgtACTATGTAACtaattgttttttttatttatatttagtggtccatgcatgtgctgcaagatttgatgtaatgaaaaatgtgaaaaattttgtaaaatattttaggaactaaacaaggcctagggacGCATGTAAGAAGCCGTGTAGAGCAAATATGAGC encodes:
- the LOC8077228 gene encoding transcription initiation factor TFIID subunit 15: MAGYMSRGPPNGCVYVCNLPPGTDEDMLAEYFGTIGLLKKDKRTGRPKIWIYRDKVTNEPKGDATVTYEDPHAASAAVEWFNNKDFHGSTIQVHIAESKSKEAFDNPTSLNIIAGVGEQDELDNGAGRGRGRGDGPGKAWQQDGDWMCPNTSCGNVNFAFRGVCNRCGAARPAGAGGGGGGGGGRGRGRGSSDARGSSRAGAAAAVGGPPGLFGPNDWPCPMCGNINWAKRTKCNICNTSKPGTNEGGVRGGRGGGYKELDEEELEEVKKRRKEAEEDDGEIYDEFGNLKKKFRSKALHTESAQALPGSGRAGWEVEHRGSSEREGRERSRDRRRDDYDEKETRNRDRGDHGRDQRRSRSRSRDRERERGRERRRDHEYERSQERDRDRRHR